The Bernardetia litoralis DSM 6794 genome includes a window with the following:
- a CDS encoding S41 family peptidase, protein MNILTKSSNWILAILALVFAVPAFAQEAQTDENNPLWMRYSTISPNGQNIAFCYKGDIYKVDANGGRASLLTLHDAYDVNPVWSPDGKMMAFASDRFGNKDVFVMSADGGEPKRLTIHSANDTPVAFSPDGKFVYFNSYRMPTKSDVAFPFGGFEQLYKVAIDAPTGNNRPEMVINETTQKGNFNAAGNKLVYEDRKGYENEWRKHHISSVARDIWVYDMAAKTHTQLTKNLEEDRNPVWVGDDVYFLSEKGGVENDKVSMNIFKMSSASPSTQTQITTLKNHPVRFLSASNEKTLCFGYNGEIYTMKDGSEPKKVAIQIAQDNRYNKVAFKNIRGGITDMAVSSNGKEIAFIVRGEVFVTAVENGYTKQITNTPEQERNVDFSPDGKALIYSAERNGSWNVYQTKLAREEEKYFYAATVLNETQITATKNESFQPLFSPDGKEVAYIEDRKSLKVINLASKEVRTITEKLSYSYSDGDQYYTWSPDSKWFLITYEPNKAWIPQVGLVAATGKEEIKNLTNSGYNDAAPRFAMNGKGFYWMSDKAGLRSHGSWGSEYDAYIQFFEEDEWKKFTMSKEEYTLWKELDGDKDKEEGKDDKKGKKEDKDEAKKDEKVETLTFDWTGFEDRKERLTSHASRMSDAALTPKGDKLYYLTSFEKGADLWVEDLRKKETKLVLKLGVRGGSLLMDKEGKKLYLLANGSVKVIDLASNKPKSVSINAKMQLNAAAEREYMFEHMWRQVREKFYVTDIHGVDWDFYKKEYARFLPHINNNYDFAEMGSELLGELNASHTGTRYGHFDPNGDRTAVLGAFYDDSYTGNGLKIAEVLNKSPLQKANKEIAAGDVIQKIDGVEITPTMNYHSLLNRKADERTLLTILDAKTNTTKEVIVLPINTWEERQLLYERWVNTRREETEKLSDGKVGYVHVRGMNSNSFREVFSEALGRHGNKKALIVDTRFNGGGWLHDDLATFLSGKQYFEIVPRGEKIGTEPMFKWNKPSTVLMNEGNYSDANIFPYVYQHLKIGKLIGMPVAGTGTAVWWERLIDPTIVFGIPQVGIIRTDGKYMENTELIPDIEIKNNPTPQSIGKDEQLEGAVKEMLEVTK, encoded by the coding sequence ATGAACATACTTACAAAATCGTCAAACTGGATTTTGGCAATTTTAGCTTTGGTATTTGCTGTTCCTGCTTTTGCGCAAGAAGCACAAACCGATGAAAATAACCCTCTTTGGATGCGTTATTCGACTATTTCTCCAAATGGACAAAATATTGCTTTTTGTTATAAAGGAGATATTTATAAAGTAGATGCAAATGGAGGACGTGCTTCTTTACTTACTTTACATGATGCTTATGATGTAAACCCTGTTTGGTCGCCTGATGGAAAAATGATGGCTTTTGCTTCTGACCGTTTTGGAAACAAAGATGTTTTTGTAATGAGTGCAGACGGAGGAGAACCAAAACGTCTTACAATTCATTCGGCTAATGATACGCCAGTTGCTTTTTCTCCTGATGGCAAATTTGTTTATTTCAATTCGTACAGAATGCCTACAAAAAGCGATGTTGCTTTTCCATTTGGTGGTTTTGAACAGCTTTACAAAGTTGCTATTGATGCGCCAACAGGAAATAATCGTCCAGAAATGGTAATTAATGAAACTACGCAAAAAGGAAATTTTAATGCAGCAGGTAACAAACTCGTTTATGAAGACCGTAAAGGTTATGAAAACGAATGGAGAAAACACCATATTTCAAGTGTTGCAAGAGATATTTGGGTATATGATATGGCTGCTAAAACACATACTCAACTTACAAAAAATTTAGAAGAAGACCGTAATCCTGTTTGGGTGGGTGATGATGTTTACTTTTTGAGTGAAAAAGGAGGCGTAGAAAATGATAAAGTTTCTATGAATATTTTCAAAATGAGTTCTGCTAGTCCAAGCACACAAACGCAGATTACAACATTAAAAAATCATCCTGTTCGTTTTCTTTCGGCTTCTAATGAAAAAACTTTATGTTTTGGTTATAATGGCGAAATCTACACAATGAAAGATGGTTCAGAACCTAAAAAAGTAGCTATTCAGATTGCTCAAGATAATCGTTATAACAAAGTTGCTTTTAAAAATATTCGTGGTGGGATTACTGATATGGCAGTTTCTAGCAATGGAAAAGAGATTGCTTTTATTGTGCGTGGTGAAGTTTTCGTAACAGCAGTAGAAAATGGTTATACCAAACAAATCACAAATACGCCAGAGCAAGAACGCAATGTAGATTTTTCTCCTGATGGAAAGGCTTTGATTTATTCGGCTGAAAGAAATGGAAGTTGGAATGTATATCAAACCAAATTAGCTAGAGAAGAAGAGAAATATTTTTATGCAGCAACAGTTTTGAATGAAACTCAAATTACTGCTACTAAAAATGAATCTTTTCAGCCTTTATTTTCTCCTGATGGAAAAGAAGTTGCTTATATAGAAGACCGTAAATCATTGAAAGTAATCAATTTGGCTTCTAAAGAAGTTCGTACAATTACAGAAAAACTTTCGTATTCATATTCTGATGGCGACCAGTATTATACTTGGAGTCCAGATTCAAAATGGTTTTTGATTACGTATGAACCAAATAAAGCGTGGATTCCTCAAGTAGGTTTAGTGGCTGCAACAGGAAAAGAAGAAATCAAAAATCTTACAAATAGTGGTTATAATGATGCTGCTCCTCGTTTTGCTATGAATGGAAAAGGTTTTTATTGGATGTCTGATAAAGCTGGTTTGCGTTCACACGGAAGCTGGGGTTCTGAATATGATGCTTATATTCAGTTTTTTGAAGAAGATGAGTGGAAAAAATTCACGATGTCAAAAGAAGAATATACACTTTGGAAAGAATTAGATGGTGACAAAGACAAAGAAGAAGGTAAAGATGACAAGAAAGGTAAAAAAGAGGATAAAGACGAAGCCAAGAAAGATGAAAAAGTTGAGACTTTAACTTTTGATTGGACAGGTTTTGAAGACCGAAAAGAACGTCTGACTAGCCATGCTTCAAGAATGAGTGATGCAGCTTTAACTCCAAAAGGTGACAAACTTTATTACTTGACTTCTTTTGAAAAAGGGGCTGACCTTTGGGTAGAAGATTTAAGAAAAAAAGAAACCAAACTGGTCTTGAAACTTGGTGTAAGAGGTGGAAGTTTACTAATGGATAAAGAAGGTAAAAAACTTTATCTATTAGCAAATGGAAGCGTAAAAGTAATTGATTTGGCTTCTAATAAACCAAAATCAGTTTCTATTAATGCAAAAATGCAACTCAATGCAGCAGCAGAGCGTGAATATATGTTCGAACACATGTGGAGACAAGTACGTGAAAAATTCTATGTTACTGATATTCATGGTGTAGATTGGGATTTTTATAAGAAAGAGTATGCTCGTTTCTTGCCTCACATCAACAATAATTATGATTTTGCAGAAATGGGAAGTGAGCTTTTGGGAGAACTCAATGCTTCACACACAGGAACTCGTTATGGACATTTTGATCCAAATGGTGATCGCACAGCCGTTTTAGGTGCTTTTTATGATGATTCTTATACAGGAAACGGTCTGAAAATAGCTGAAGTTTTAAATAAAAGTCCATTACAAAAAGCAAATAAAGAGATTGCAGCAGGCGATGTTATTCAAAAAATTGATGGTGTAGAAATCACGCCTACAATGAATTATCATTCTCTTCTGAACCGTAAGGCAGATGAAAGAACATTGCTTACTATTTTGGATGCAAAAACGAATACAACAAAAGAAGTCATTGTTTTGCCAATAAATACGTGGGAAGAACGTCAGCTTTTGTATGAGCGTTGGGTAAATACTCGCAGAGAAGAAACGGAAAAATTATCTGATGGAAAAGTTGGTTATGTTCACGTTAGAGGAATGAATAGTAATAGTTTTAGAGAAGTATTTTCTGAGGCTTTGGGTCGTCATGGCAATAAAAAAGCCTTGATTGTAGATACTCGTTTTAATGGTGGTGGTTGGTTACACGACGATTTGGCTACTTTCCTTAGTGGAAAACAGTATTTTGAAATCGTGCCAAGGGGAGAAAAAATAGGAACAGAACCAATGTTTAAATGGAACAAACCTTCTACTGTTTTGATGAATGAAGGCAATTATTCGGATGCTAATATTTTCCCTTATGTCTATCAACATTTGAAAATTGGAAAACTTATCGGTATGCCAGTTGCAGGAACAGGAACGGCTGTTTGGTGGGAGCGTTTGATTGACCCAACTATTGTTTTTGGTATTCCACAAGTAGGAATTATTCGTACCGACGGAAAATATATGGAAAATACAGAGCTTATTCCAGATATTGAAATCAAAAATAATCCTACGCCACAAAGTATAGGAAAAGATGAGCAGCTTGAAGGAGCTGTAAAAGAAATGTTAGAAGTAACTAAGTAA
- a CDS encoding DUF4437 domain-containing protein gives MGNDRLNKDKSNWVSEKSNAEISFLWESKNAKGLFVKLPKGFNGIIETDGTVLHSVVIQGELNYTLPQNQVTKILDTGSYFGATSKAIHTISNNSESEVILYIRTNGNITIK, from the coding sequence GTGGGGAATGACAGGTTAAACAAAGATAAATCTAATTGGGTTAGTGAAAAAAGTAATGCAGAAATTAGTTTTCTGTGGGAAAGCAAAAATGCAAAAGGGCTATTTGTAAAATTACCAAAAGGATTTAATGGAATCATTGAAACAGATGGAACAGTTTTACATTCAGTTGTGATACAAGGCGAGTTGAATTATACATTGCCTCAAAATCAAGTAACGAAAATATTAGATACAGGGAGTTATTTTGGAGCAACTTCAAAAGCAATTCATACTATTTCTAACAATTCTGAAAGTGAAGTAATATTATATATCAGAACCAATGGAAATATTACCATTAAATAA
- a CDS encoding DUF4437 domain-containing protein, whose protein sequence is MKNTLIVGIILSILLVSCNNSKKEKIAETTVKTPSSKSIENPTNKVVLSSEIVFEKLNPARGDQSPQAGTIWGDRNGTEATGFLAKFADGFSSPPHIHNITYRAVVIKGLIHNDDPNAEKMWMPMGSFWTQPTGEAHITAAKGKENIALVEIDNGPYLVKPTDEAVDNGERPINIDASNIIWLNCHSPP, encoded by the coding sequence ATGAAAAATACTTTAATAGTAGGAATTATTTTAAGCATTTTACTAGTAAGCTGTAATAATTCAAAGAAAGAAAAAATTGCAGAAACAACTGTAAAAACACCCTCTTCAAAAAGCATTGAAAATCCGACCAATAAAGTAGTTTTAAGTTCAGAAATTGTATTTGAAAAACTCAACCCTGCAAGAGGCGACCAAAGTCCACAAGCAGGAACTATTTGGGGAGATAGAAATGGAACAGAAGCAACTGGTTTCTTAGCTAAATTTGCTGATGGGTTTTCTTCGCCACCACACATTCATAATATTACCTATCGTGCAGTTGTTATAAAAGGATTAATCCATAATGATGACCCAAATGCCGAAAAAATGTGGATGCCAATGGGTTCTTTTTGGACACAACCTACTGGAGAAGCTCATATTACTGCTGCAAAAGGCAAAGAAAATATTGCTTTAGTAGAAATTGATAATGGTCCTTATTTAGTCAAACCTACTGATGAAGCTGTTGATAATGGGGAAAGACCTATAAATATAGATGCTTCAAATATAATTTGGTTAAACTGTCATTCCCCACCCTAA
- a CDS encoding SDR family oxidoreductase — MKIAVTSASGKLGSSIVKHLIKEVGKDNVVGIARTLEKATHLGIEIRKGDYNNQKDFDVALKNVDTVLLVSGMDEPQKRIQQHRNVIEAAKNNNIKKIVYTSIVGAEENNAFSPIVKANRQTEKDIQTSGLEWVIGRNGIYIEPDLEYLETYVQEGEIRNCAGTGKCTYTSREELGYAYAKMLIEDKHNRQIYNLVGTPITQNQLVEYINQVYNTNLIFNSVLVEEYATERKAALGDFMGTIIAGIYEGIRDGVNNVPSDFEKAAGRKHQSTLDMIKGFKIKR; from the coding sequence ATGAAAATAGCAGTAACATCTGCAAGTGGAAAATTAGGCTCTTCTATCGTAAAACATTTAATAAAAGAAGTCGGAAAAGATAATGTAGTTGGTATAGCACGAACCTTAGAAAAAGCTACACATCTTGGCATAGAAATTCGCAAAGGAGATTATAACAATCAGAAAGATTTTGATGTCGCATTAAAAAATGTGGATACTGTACTTTTAGTTTCTGGAATGGATGAACCTCAAAAAAGAATCCAACAACATAGAAATGTAATAGAGGCTGCAAAGAATAATAATATAAAAAAAATAGTATATACAAGTATAGTAGGTGCTGAAGAAAATAATGCATTTAGTCCTATTGTTAAAGCAAATAGACAAACAGAAAAAGACATTCAAACATCTGGATTAGAGTGGGTTATAGGTAGAAATGGAATTTACATTGAACCCGATTTAGAATATTTAGAAACTTATGTTCAAGAAGGTGAGATAAGAAATTGTGCTGGTACTGGAAAATGTACTTATACTAGCAGAGAAGAACTGGGTTATGCTTATGCCAAAATGCTCATAGAAGATAAGCACAATAGACAAATTTACAACCTTGTAGGTACTCCTATTACCCAAAATCAACTTGTAGAATACATCAACCAAGTATATAATACAAATCTTATTTTTAATTCAGTTTTAGTCGAAGAATATGCCACTGAAAGAAAAGCTGCTTTAGGAGATTTTATGGGAACTATAATTGCTGGCATCTATGAAGGAATTAGAGATGGAGTAAATAATGTACCATCTGATTTTGAAAAGGCTGCAGGAAGAAAGCATCAATCTACATTAGACATGATTAAAGGATTTAAAATAAAACGATAA